One window from the genome of Nicotiana tomentosiformis chromosome 5, ASM39032v3, whole genome shotgun sequence encodes:
- the LOC104116456 gene encoding NAC domain-containing protein 104-like, which yields MEDERVDLPPGFSFDPTDEELFMYYLKSKVAGLPFYPSINIPHLDFSSSHPSELNEKALWSKNQLYFFSQVKENRTTRKGYWKEVHMEEPILLPDYGEKIVGIKKYFVYYNIPEVQTNWIMEEFHLSISNSFKKPTKKRENEMEWVLCRVHESNNQSQGINCLYRNSDDEVELSALDEVFLSMDDEEEEEISFP from the exons ATGGAGGATGAAAGAGTTGATCTTCCTCCGGGTTTTAGCTTTGATCCAACGGATGAAGAGCTTTTTATGTATTATCTCAAAAGTAAAGTTGCAGGCTTACCGTTCTACCCCAGCATCAATATTCCtcatcttgatttttcttcttctCATCCTTCAGAACTCAATG AGAAGGCTTTGTGGAGCAAAAATCAGTTGTATTTCTtcagtcaagtgaaggaaaatcgAACTACAAGAAAAGGATATTGGAAGGAAGTACATATGGAAGAGCCAATTTTACTCCCAGATTATGGAGAAAAAATAGTAGGAATAAAAAAGTATTTTGTTTACTATAATATTCCTGAAGTACAAACTAACTGGATTATGGAAGAATTCCACCTCTCTATCAGTAATTCCTTCAAGAAGCCTACCAAGAAAAGAGAAAATGAAATG GAATGGGTTTTATGTAGAGTACATGAGTCGAACAACCAATCTCAAGGGATAAATTGCCTCTATAGAAATTCTGATGATGAAGTAGAGCTCTCAGCTTTGGATGAAGTCTTTTTATCTAtggatgatgaagaagaagaggagataaGTTTTCCATAA